Genomic DNA from Veillonella criceti:
ATTGTCTTTATACATATACTATCATACTACAAATTAAAAGTAAAGTTTATTTAAATATAGGCGCACTTTATTTAAATATAGTTTTACCTCCTTATCTAATAATTAAGCCACTCTAGAAATTAGAGTGGCTTTTTGTCATTATCTTCTAATTTATCGGGTATTCCATTGTGATTTTTATCAATCCAAAGAGCCAAAAATCCTACAATAGCGGTAAGTACCGTCGGGATAAAAAAGTGGTCAACTATTTTAATACCGACATCAATAACTCGCCCTGTGTCATCACTAACAGTACCTTTATAAAACGCCATAACATAAGCCATAATGACTACTAAAATAGGCACTAGCAATAATCCTACTAGTGCCCTTGTTGCTAACACCCCTGTCGGCTTAATATTAGCAATCCGTATGTTGTTGTATACCCTTTTTACTTTATCAATAAGTACCTGTTTATCCATATTAGGTCCCCCTATTGATTTTTAAAAAATACATCTTCAATACGTGTAACACGATGCTCTACGCTATCAATGCGGTGATGCGCTGATTTAGCACTACTATTAATTGACTCCATAGCAATGCGGATTGATTTTACTTCATCGCTCACTTTTGTGACTTCGCTATCAATCTTTTCTAGTTTTTCACCTGTATTTTCAGCTTGAGAGTTTAGCGGATTTACAATAAAATGTCTAATCCCAACCCCTACAATGCCTAACACCGTGACAAGCAATCCAAACATCGATGCATAATAATCGGGTCGTGTAAATACACTAGGTGGTCCAATTGTAATTGTTTCCATAGGCAACTCCTATTCTTCGGTTTCAGTTGTTTCGCTTTCTTCTTTGTGTTCTGTGCCAATCGGTGCTACGACTGGTATAACCTGTGTTTTAGATAGTGGACTAACCTCGATAGTCACCTCTTGCCCGTAATCAATACTATTGGCTTCATTGTCATCATTCGTTGAAATGGTAAACATATCTCCTGTTTCACTGTTAATAAATGTAAATACTGTTAAAGCCTGCCCATTTTGTGGGTATGTAATTTTACCGTTAGTTACAAATGTTCGTTTCATTTTTACCTCCTTAAAATAACTTTCCTACTATCACCGAAGCAGAGTTACTCATTTGTCCCCCAAAATATTCTACAGTTTTTATTGTAGAAATATTAATTTGATTCCCATCAAAAGATATTTTTGGATGATGTGTTCCGTTGCCGTCAACAATCCATCCAGTAGGAATTACTATAATGTCACTACCATCATCTGGCACTTTATAGCTCCCTCCTAAAGAGTCATTATTAAACGCCTTTAATATTTTAAGGCGTTTCCCAATATAATTACTAGAATAAACAATTCGAGTCTCTTTATTATATACTTCTATACCAACGCCTGATTCAGATTTATACGGATACCCAAATACAACTAAGTTTTCTTTATACGATGAACACCCTCCAGTTATAATTTCATTTAACGAAACTGCTCCAGTATAATAATTTCCATAATTAGCAAAACTCCCTTTTTTAGTTTTCTTATTAATTTTATAGCCACAAACCATAGGCAAATCAAAATCATTATGAGTTTTTATATCATGAAAAATTGTACTCCCGCCAATATTAACAGTTCTCCAAATATCAATATCTAGTAAATATAACCCTTGAGTCTCATCATTAATTAAAACTTTATTGTCATCATTAATTATCTCGAAATAATTACTCATAATAGCCTCCTATCAATACGTTAAGTGGAGCTCCCTCATCATTATTAGATGGAGCATTCCACCACTTAAACACAAGACCATCGACACGACAATTTATAGACCGCCCTGCAAAACTAGAGTTTTTCCATTGACCAGAACTCATAACTAAATAAGTCAATCTATTAATCTTATATTTAGAATAAGAATAATCCTTTTGCCCGCTTCCGTAACAAGATAATGTTTCGAAGAAAAATACTTTATTTTCCTCTACTTCTGATTGCAAAACCCCTTGTTCATCAAACACCTGTAACCCCTGTGGCATATCCCGACCTCTCTTTCTTTGTTTTATAAAGTAAATCACAGCAATAATAATAGCGACAATCAAACTAATTGTAATTACCATATGCCCATCCTCACTCTCAATCGATTGTTATCGTCAAATACTTGGATTAAATTATCACTAATCTCAACACGAGCCCCACTAGTTTTAGTCCGTAAAAGACCAATCCTTGCTACAATGGCATCTAATGAGTTAATAGCCAATTTATCCGCTGTAATAGATTTAGCAGCGAGCATACGACCTACAATTACACCATTGGTAAACTCGGTTGTGCCGTCGATTTTTATGTATTTACCTGCTATTTTAATAGTCTCTTGCGATAGATTTATTTGAGATAAGATTTCATTTTTGCCGACTTTACTATCAATCCTAAAGTTAATACTATCACTTAGCTGAGTAAACCTCGATGCGATTTGAGCCACTTTATTAGTTACTGTAGTATTGATTGTATTATCTAGCAATGTTATGCGAGAGTTTACATTAGCTATTTTGTTATCAACACTGGCAGTAATGGAATCTGCTGATTGAGTTACTCGTGTCTCAATCATACTCTTAACACCAAGGTCGTTCGAACTCTTAATCCAACCAGTCCATCCGTTTTCATTGTAATGCCTATGCCAAGAAGTGTTTCCGTGAAACTCCGTGATATCCTGTGCTTTATATACGCCACTATATACTTTTAAGTAAAACGCATTACCTAAATCATCAGGTCTATGCTGTACATTAGGCACTTGTATATTTTGATACACAACATACAATCCGTCATCCATATAATTATTTAAGTCAATCGGTTTAGTTGCATCAATTATTGTAGCTATAACTTGTTTTATTGCTGTGTCAATCAGTCCTGCTTGTTGCGTGATTTGTGACTGTAATCCCTCTTTAGTATTTGCTACCGTAGCATTAATCGTATCATCTAACAACGTTATCCTAGAGTTAACCTCATTGAGTTTATTATCAACACTCGCCGTAATAGAATCTGCTGATTGGGTTACTCGTGTCTCAATCATACTCTTAACACCAAGGTCGTTTGAACTCTTAATCCAATCAGTCCATCCATACTCATTGTAGTATCTGTGCCAGCTTGTATTGCCGTGAAACTCCGTGATATCCTGTGCTTTATATACGCCACTATATACTTTTAAGTAAAATGCATTACCTAAATCATCGGGCCTATGTTGTACATTAGGCACTTGTATATTTTGATACACAACATACAATCCGTCATCCATATAATTATTTAAGTCAATCGGTTTAGTTGCATCAATTATTGTAGCTTTGACTTGTTTTATTGCTGTGTCAATCAGTCCTGCTTGTTGCGTGATTTGTGACTGTAATCCTGCTTTAGTATTTGCTACTGTAGCGTTAATCATATTATCCAACTGAGTTATGCGGGAATTTACATTAGCGATTTTGTTATCAATACGACTATCAACAGCATTATCTAACTGAGTTATACGGGAATTAATTGCGCCTGCTTCAGAACTCACAATTTTTTTAGCGGAAGTTGCGATACGAGAGTCAAGACTATTTAATGCCTGCTCTGTTTCCAAGCTTACAAGACCAACTCTATTATCAATATTAGTAATACGATTATTTATAGCTTGATATTGATTACTACCAGTCTCACTCACTTGACTGACTTTATTATCAATGTCATTAATCGCTGTTTTGATTTTAACCAACCCTAATGCCTCTTGGTCAATATATTTGGCATCGATTTTAAGCTCAACTGTAACCAATTGCTCTACTGTTTGCTCGCCCTCGCCAAACATATCGACATAAGCAACTCTAACGCCATACACACCACCCTCTAAAGCGATAAAGGTGGAGTTAGCAGTAACAAAATGCACCTCATCATCAATATAGATATTAGCCCCCTTACAACTACTTGGTATGGCACTAAATGCAATGGATATACCATTTAATTTAGCCTTAGCTTGTACAAATTGAGGTTGTTGTGGTTTTGGCACATTATACTCAACAATAGCAGGAGCACTATACCCTTTAACCGGATTATGAGCGTATAAATAAATCTTACCTTTACGGTTTGTTAAGGCATCTGTACTAAAGGTTGTATTATTACTACGACCAATTAATCCATCGACTTCGCCAGGATTCATATCGCTACGCACTTCATAGTAATCTACATCAGCATTACGAACTTCTAGCCAATTAAAATATGCCCTGTCGCTGAAAGCCACGGAAAAGCCTTGCGGTGTATTAGGTTTTTCAGACTTCATGACCACTTGAATAGATTTAGTCACGCCTTGTGAGTAATTACCATGGATATCCTTTACCTGGATGCGTACATCATAAGTCTTACCTAGTTCACAACCGCTAATTACGACTTGCCCATTACCTGTGCCGCCATATTTCCAATCTCCGTTACCTTCTCGATACCAACCTTCCGCCGTATCGAAACTACTAATATTAGGCGGGGTATAAGTAGCAATTACATCATAACTCTTAATGCCACGCCCTAAATCGTAATATTTAGTATACAAAGTAAGATTGCTTACCTCTGGTATGTAATAGGATCCAATAACATGCGTATAAACCTGTACATCAGCTAAATCTTGTTCTTGACCCCCAAAGATATTCATAGATGTACATTTAATATAAATCTTTTTACCTATATCCTCTGAGCGATATGGAGCCCTGAATAACGCCTCATCAATTCGGACTATTTCAGCCCCTGCACTATGACTTAATGCTGATGTACCATATTGTCCTCTTACTAAACCAGCTAATACATAAGTGCCATTGGACTGTAAGGTTGCCGTTTCGTATGATAAACATTCGCCATTAAGCCAACATACCGTGTTACCCCGTTCTGCATCTAAATGGGTACCGCTTTTTAATTCGCCGTGCTCCATTTTCACAGTGCATGTCGTACCTGTACTGGTTAATACACTGACTAACTTACCCATGCGCGCTTTTTGATTAATCGTACCAACTTGTTTGTACGCATCACCACTGTCCGACACCCATACATTACAACCACCCCAACCATTAGGAGCCGTAACACCCAGTAAGAGCTCATCACCCGCAATATCTCCAGGCGCTTGGATAATACTCAAATTAATGATACTTGGTGCAGACTGATTATAATCAACAAACGGCCGTTCGTTTTCATGCACGTCATATTTAGCCGGTGCATACGTACCAGGTGGTTTACCCACCGCTGTAATCTCGAGCTGACCGTCATTAGCTTCATTCACCGCTGTAATGACTACAACCTGCTTATTAAGCTGACAAATATCATCAGTAAGGGTAACTAAATCACCTGGTTCGAGTCTGCAAAAAGCCCAATCTAATCTAAAGGTATATTGATTCTTCGCATATAACTGCTTCATAGCTAGCTGTTCTGCTAGATACATAGCCCTTTTCTTAGTATACAAATAATGCGCCTGTTTTACACTAGCCGGACGTAAGCCATTACGTTGTACATCAGCAACTACCTCAAAGGATACAACTTCCTTCTCGTAGCTATTTGCACGGTTGATAAACTCTACACTAGCCTGGTTATAGCACTCACTGCTATCCTTACGGCTATATAAAACGAGTTGGCCATCGCTACCGGGTATCAAATCATCGTGAGTTAGATCATACTTAATTTGTTTATCTGGACTCCATCCACCGATAGCCTCATCAGCCAGTGGCTCAATTTTTAATTTATTATTAGACCAAAATAAATAGGCGTTGGTCATATCCGCAATGTCATTGATAATAGATTGTGCCTTTTCGGCTGACATGCTTGGGGGTGACGATATTAATAAATCGGCTGCTGCACAATATTTACGATAGTTATCCAAACCATCAATCTGCACATCACTCATACCTGCACTTTTTAGCACATGCAAGATATAATCAGCTGGATTAACGTCTACACCATCGCCAGTATTGAGCAACTTACCTCGTACCTCAAAATTGTAATTAGGCAAGCTCCCTCTATCACCTAAATCAACAACGCCGGCCATATAGGCCAGTCCTGAATAAGGTAATGCCTTTTCAGGGTGTTTACCTTGCACGTATGGCCAAGGGGCTTGCCCTGCAGTCCCTCTAAATAGACTCAACTGTATACTAGGATGAGGATAGTCATAGATTTCTTTATCTACCCATACTTTGCCCACCCCGCTAATAGGGCCCTCACATAATGCAAGGGCCGCTGCTACTGTATAGGTGTAAGTAATACTAGTATGCTTTGAGCCACCACCTTTACCAGTCCGTTGTGTTTGACGGTGCTCGTGTGCAGTAAAATCATCCCAGTAAATGACATTGCCTGATACACGGGTAGTCCCTAAAATATCAGGCACCACCTCGCCGTACGAGGCACTATTAATTTGGAAATCACCAATTTTATCAGCTCTAGTAGTCGTACTCTTACCACCACCAAATATAAAGCCCATTAGGGTTCCCCCTTTCCGTTAAATCTATAAATCTTTCGTAATCGGCTCTTACATGCATTATCATAAAACAGCACATCATCAAGTTTAGATAAAATAACACCTTGGTCAACAAAGGCATGTGCTACTACATTAGGACCAACTAAAATAGCACCATGACTTATACATCGCCCATATTGATATAGCAAAAAATCGCCAATCTGAGGTTCAGTTACCTCATAGGCGATTTTCTTAATATGCTTTATAAACTTTTCCTCTGAGCGATGTAAATGCCATTCGTTCGAGTAAGCTTCTATACGCAAATCCCCTTCGTGCAATAGCTTAGCTTCTAGTAACACACCTAAAATAAGATGAGCACAGTCGACACCTCGTCCTTTTACCATCGCATAATTCATGTAAGGGGTCCCAACCCAAGTTAACGCTGTTTTAGCGATTAATTCTCCTTGTCCCATTAGCGTATCGACTCCTTAAGTGGCACGTACGGTGTAGCCCTGTTGCGACTAAAATTGTTAAATTTGCTTTTGCATGTTGCTGGCGTTTTATCGCATCCAGGATAGATATATGCCTCATTATTAACTTGCGGCATAGCATCTGCTGCACTCATGAATATAATCTGATTATTTTGACTCCGCATAATTTGAGTAGATTGGCCAACTAATGGACCGTCAAGCCACTCAATGCCACCTGCATTATAGTATCCATCGGCAAATGTCGTATCAAAACGCACCTCATGAGCGCTAATAACCGTTGTTACCTTAACACGCTTGCGATACCGTTTAATATCTACCCCACAATCGCTGTCATAAATACAATATGGACATTGTGGATAATATCGACGTACTGGATACTCTACATTAAGCTTTTGCACTGTAGATTTAACATCGAGTTGTAAGGTAAGACCTCCACCTTTTTTAACCTCAACAAGCCCCTCAAATAAATCAATCGCATCAATGACTTGGCCATTATCCTCGAAAAAAGCCCTCCTAAGCTTTAATGTAGCCCCGTCAAAACCACCGTTATGAGCCACAGCCATAATTGGCACACCACCAATACGGTCCTCTTGATTACAATTAATCGTGACTGTCAATTTATCTACACTCACAGTAGAGCTTGTTTTAATCTGATTACGAGTAATGATTGGCCCATCAGCACGATACGTCCTACCACCTAGTTTTACGTCTACATCTGTAATTGCCCAATAATATGCTACTCCACTTTTGAGTACCAATTCGTACAAATCGCAACTCAAAAATGATTTTTCTTGATTCAAATGCACTTCTAATGCTTCACTCACTTGTTTCATCGTACCGTCACCAACTTCATTGATTTAGATTTATAAATGTTCTTATATTGCAACTCAGCCGTAAACTCATCACCACTTAACCTAACTTTCCAGTAGTACTTATAATCTGCCGTGATAATAGCGGTAGGTGATACGGTAGCCGTTGTAGTGATTAACCCTTTATCAACCCTTACACTGCCTACTTTTTGCCCATCAGCATATAAAACTACATTTTCAATGTATTCTACTGGTTCTAGGTAATCGCCCATCCTGCGCATGGCTTGCCACCTACCATCACTGCCTACACCAAGCCTAATGCCCTTTTCCTCATAATCTTCTGGATCTAACCATAAAAAGGGTTGATGTCCACCTTTTATACTAGCAAAAAAGCCCATGAGCGTTTTATATTGTGCCGGGGTCAGATAAGCAAAAGCTGTAGTAATTGTATATTGTGGACGTTGCCAGGTTGTTAAGGTGCGGACTTTACCCGCACCGGATGTCTTTACTACCGTATTCCACTTTTGAGATTTGCTACTCTTCCATTCGAGGGTATTAATGTTTGGAAATTTCTTCAATTGTGCCATTACCATACCCCCGTTTCTGCTGTAAACTCTCGATTATTGTCATATAAATATTGTTTAATAGCTTGCCCACCTTTCGAGCCTAACCAAGACATAAAAGATTCAGCATCTATAGCAGATACATTAAATGTAACAGGAGCTTGAGTTGCAATACTACTATCAAAACTACTCGACCGATTAATATCGCCTCCATCTGAAAAAGTAGGGATAACTCCTTGATTAAGCATATTAAGCGTTGGTTGTCCTAACTCTTGTGCTGCTCGAGCATTAATTACATATTCACCATTGGATAGCATAGCAGGAATGCTATCTGATGTACTAGTGCCAGTTCCTTTAACAGCTCCACCACTAGCAAACGCACTAGCTGCGAACAATTTAGCCATTGAAAGCTGTCCTGCAACTAATGCACCTGCACCAGGCGCTGCCCAAGGATTTGATTCAATCACCGCCGCCGTAGCATTAGCTGCCATAGCTCCCGTTTTAGCTGCTTCTGCACTTGCCTCTTGTCTAGCATTTTGAATTGATTGTTGACTTGTTGCTTTATTTAATGCCTGAATTATGCCTAGATTCGCAATCCATTTTTGCAATACACCTTTAATTAATGTAGTCATTAACGACGATGCTAAACTTTTAAAGGTTTCTGACAAACTTTGGCCTTTAATAATACAATCAGTAAGTCCTGCAGCTAAACCATCTTGCAACTGAATGGCCATCTCAGTATATAAGGCTTTCATATAATCGCCCCATTCAACAGCTTGTAACATTAACTGATCATGCCAAATTTGTCGCTGTTGACTTAATAATTCTTCGTTGGCGAGAATGGATGCATAACTTTCACCAGTTACCTCATCTTTTTCAGCCATCATACTCATATAACTAGACAATTCTGTTTTTTGATTTGCAAGCTTCTCTTGTAAATGCGCCTGCTCCAAAACAGTTGCACGGCTGTAATATGTTTTTAACGCGTCACTTTGAATTTGAGCAATTGCAGTTTGTGCAGCTTGTTCAACAGCTACTTTATTATCAGCTACCGATTTAGCTATTGCTAACGCTTCTGCTTTATTTTCCTCATAATTAACTTTAATATTAATAGATTCCTGAGTAAGGCGTTCAATCTTAGCTTGTTTATCTGCTTCAGATAGTTGTGGCTTACCGTATGATTTTCCTGATTCAGGAGCCTGTAATTTAGCAATCTCCTGTTTAATGCTTGTTAACTTTTCTTTCATGGCTATAGTTTTTTCGCCAGTTTTTGCATATTTCTCTGCTTCTTCTGTCGCTTTTTTAGCGTAAGATTGATACTTAGCTAATTCATTCCCTACATCTTCCGCTTGTTGCTTTGCTTTTTCTAATACTTTTGCATACGCACTAATTTCGGATGTATTAGCTTTTGACTTAATTTCAAAAATAATTTTCTGGACTTTATCTTCTTTGCCAGCTTTTGCAACGTTAAAAGCATGTGTAATTTCACTAAATCCACCAGCCGAAAAAGTAGGAACCTGACCTGAGTTAATAGCATTTAACGCTGGAATTCCAATAGTATTAACTGCCTTAGCATTAATTACATATTCACCATTGGATAACATAGCAGGAATGCTATCTGAGCGCCCTGTTCCGTGTCCATTAACACGCCCACCACTCGCAAAACCGACAATTCCGCCATTTTTACGCTTAACAGCACTCGTACTAGCAGAATTACTTTCAATTTTATTAATTATGAAATCAATAGGATGTGCTAATGCTTGTTTTAATGAATTGAATTTATCTGATACCCAATCAATAGCTCCGCCAACTGCATTTCTAATATTTTTAGAAGTATTATCTATCCAGCTATTTATACTGTCCCAACAGCGAATTGCAACTTCCTTCACTTCATCCCAGTGCATATATAACATCACTAATGCTGCTACAATAAGACTTACTGCTAATAATATAGGATTAGCAACTACCGCAGCTTTAAATGCTAACGCGGCCATTTTTGCTGCAATAAAGCCATTCTTTACCGCATTAATTACCGTAACTGTAGTTGCAATACTTGCAATAACTGCAATTAAATCTTTCACAGCCGTCTTATTTTCTTCAACAAATTGCTTTATTTCAACAAAGACTGCAACTACAGTATTAGCCATAGATCCTGCTGCCGGGCTAACAAGAGAAATTTCATTAAGAATGGCATCTCCAATATTAGCATTCGTTGCATTTGCTTTAATATTTTCAATATGCCCCTTAGCTTTTTCTGCTAAATCTGAAAATTCTGCTAAAATACCGGGGACATCAAAAGCCTTACTAATAATATCACCAACACCAGCCATGCTATTAGTAATCGTTTCTTGCAGATTAGAAAATCTACCCATCAAAGAATCACTCAACGAAGCAGCCGCTCCCTCTGTTTTTTCCTTCATTGCATCGAATAAAGTACTCATGGCCTCTCGCGTTAAATCTCCACCTCTAGCCATATCCTGCAAGTCAGCTACTGACACACCCATTTTTTGACTCAATAAATCCCAAGCAGGTAGTCCCGCTTCTGTCAATTGCATCATTTCTTCTGCAGAAATTTTGCCTTTCATTTGCATTTGTGTGAGTGCTGTATTTACCCGGCCTATTTGTTCGGATGTTAACCCCCACGCAGAGCCAGCATCAACTATAGTTTGCATTTTAGCTGCTGCACTCTGTGCAGAATCACCGATATTTACCCAAGCGCGCGCCATTGGCATCAACTCATTAGTATCATAGGCTGATGCCTCTCCAATCGCTTTTATATCGTTAATAAGCTGTTCGGCCCCCGCACTACCAAGATTAAATGCAAGTCCCTTTTTTAATATTTCAAGGTTAGCACTAGCTTGCAGTGCTTCTTTAGCAAATCCAGTAATAGCGCTAACTGCAAAAGCACTCACCACTGCATTTCTAACACTACTTAACACGCTCTTAAGTCCTGACACCTCATATGTAGCATTTTTAGCCTCAGTTGCAATAGGCTTTACAGTATCATTAAGTTTTATCGATTTTAAGGCCTTAATATTCGCTTTTAATTGATCTATTTCACTATTGGCTTTTCCTGCCTCAAGCGTCATTGTTATATTATTGCTTTTGAGATTCTTAATCTCACTTTCCAGATGTTTTATCTTAGTATTGGCCTCTTTAACATCAGCATCAACACGTGGTTTAGATACTTTAGAATCTAGTTTATCTAAGCCTTTTTGCAATCGACTAAGCTCATTATTTATGTTGTTAGCATCTGCAGTTATTTTTACATTTATTTCATGCTTAGCCATGTCTTTTCCTTTCTGCTACTTCAGCAAATCTTCTTAATGATTCTTTTTTAGTATCTGATACTTCGACAGTAAAATCATCAGGCAATAATTTCTTAACAGATACTGCTTGTTTAGGCGCACGGTACGATGTATTAATTAAAGGAGTGGTAATAAACGAACCAATAAAAATACGTTGATTTTTCATGCGTCTAGCATATCCTTCTATTCGCCTATTAATCTCATAAGGAGTTAATTCTAATATTTCACTACCGCTAAGCTGTAATTCTCCGTAACAAATAGGTAAAACAGTGTGAATATAATCGACGATACTTCTAATTACTTTTTCTTCTGCTTTACCTGTACTTCGTTTTTTACAGACGACTCCTTTGGATCTAACACAGAAAGGCCGATTTTATTTAGAAGTTCATTAGAACCTTTAGGACCTAACAATCCACTTGTACCAATAAGTGCAAAAAATAAATTAATTAAACCTGGAATTCCATATCGCTTCAAAAATCCTGCACAAATACTTGAAGCTACACTTTCTTCAATGGCATTTCCGCCTTTTGCCCCATTTAACCCAATACAAAATGCTTTTGTCAAAATCGTTAAATTAGGAGTCTGCCCAGCTCCTGCTAACTCAATAATATTTAACCCAGTAAAGGCTTCTAATTCTAACATGCCTTGCAATGTAAAAAGGAGAGCGTGTTCGCTCCCCCCTATCTGTACAAAAACTTTACGAGATATTACATCATATCGTTTTATAAAATCTATATTTGTTTCATTTTTATGCATTAGCTGTCCCCTTTACATCATCTACAGTCGTTTTACCACTATAAAACTTAGGTTCTCCAATTCCTTTTAATGTGATAGAAAATGTAGCCATATCATCATGTGGAGTCTTATCACTAAATTCTGTAATATTATACCAATTGCGGTCTGCAGTCCCATCAATTGCATACCGGCAAATATCAACTGATTCGCCTTTCAAAAACGCCTCTTTTACTGCCTTAATGCCATCATCAGACTTACAAAGAATACCTTCTAAAGCAAGTTCGGTTGATTTGATACCTGCATATGATTCTCCCCAGCCATTACTAGCTTTATTATTCGCATCAATTTCGTCAGCACTCATAGAAAAATCTGCTGTAGTTTGACCACCGATTAAAGTCCATTTAGGCGAATCCTCAGTTGCACC
This window encodes:
- a CDS encoding phage tail protein, which codes for MGFIFGGGKSTTTRADKIGDFQINSASYGEVVPDILGTTRVSGNVIYWDDFTAHEHRQTQRTGKGGGSKHTSITYTYTVAAALALCEGPISGVGKVWVDKEIYDYPHPSIQLSLFRGTAGQAPWPYVQGKHPEKALPYSGLAYMAGVVDLGDRGSLPNYNFEVRGKLLNTGDGVDVNPADYILHVLKSAGMSDVQIDGLDNYRKYCAAADLLISSPPSMSAEKAQSIINDIADMTNAYLFWSNNKLKIEPLADEAIGGWSPDKQIKYDLTHDDLIPGSDGQLVLYSRKDSSECYNQASVEFINRANSYEKEVVSFEVVADVQRNGLRPASVKQAHYLYTKKRAMYLAEQLAMKQLYAKNQYTFRLDWAFCRLEPGDLVTLTDDICQLNKQVVVITAVNEANDGQLEITAVGKPPGTYAPAKYDVHENERPFVDYNQSAPSIINLSIIQAPGDIAGDELLLGVTAPNGWGGCNVWVSDSGDAYKQVGTINQKARMGKLVSVLTSTGTTCTVKMEHGELKSGTHLDAERGNTVCWLNGECLSYETATLQSNGTYVLAGLVRGQYGTSALSHSAGAEIVRIDEALFRAPYRSEDIGKKIYIKCTSMNIFGGQEQDLADVQVYTHVIGSYYIPEVSNLTLYTKYYDLGRGIKSYDVIATYTPPNISSFDTAEGWYREGNGDWKYGGTGNGQVVISGCELGKTYDVRIQVKDIHGNYSQGVTKSIQVVMKSEKPNTPQGFSVAFSDRAYFNWLEVRNADVDYYEVRSDMNPGEVDGLIGRSNNTTFSTDALTNRKGKIYLYAHNPVKGYSAPAIVEYNVPKPQQPQFVQAKAKLNGISIAFSAIPSSCKGANIYIDDEVHFVTANSTFIALEGGVYGVRVAYVDMFGEGEQTVEQLVTVELKIDAKYIDQEALGLVKIKTAINDIDNKVSQVSETGSNQYQAINNRITNIDNRVGLVSLETEQALNSLDSRIATSAKKIVSSEAGAINSRITQLDNAVDSRIDNKIANVNSRITQLDNMINATVANTKAGLQSQITQQAGLIDTAIKQVKATIIDATKPIDLNNYMDDGLYVVYQNIQVPNVQHRPDDLGNAFYLKVYSGVYKAQDITEFHGNTSWHRYYNEYGWTDWIKSSNDLGVKSMIETRVTQSADSITASVDNKLNEVNSRITLLDDTINATVANTKEGLQSQITQQAGLIDTAIKQVIATIIDATKPIDLNNYMDDGLYVVYQNIQVPNVQHRPDDLGNAFYLKVYSGVYKAQDITEFHGNTSWHRHYNENGWTGWIKSSNDLGVKSMIETRVTQSADSITASVDNKIANVNSRITLLDNTINTTVTNKVAQIASRFTQLSDSINFRIDSKVGKNEILSQINLSQETIKIAGKYIKIDGTTEFTNGVIVGRMLAAKSITADKLAINSLDAIVARIGLLRTKTSGARVEISDNLIQVFDDNNRLRVRMGIW
- a CDS encoding NlpC/P60 family protein; its protein translation is MGQGELIAKTALTWVGTPYMNYAMVKGRGVDCAHLILGVLLEAKLLHEGDLRIEAYSNEWHLHRSEEKFIKHIKKIAYEVTEPQIGDFLLYQYGRCISHGAILVGPNVVAHAFVDQGVILSKLDDVLFYDNACKSRLRKIYRFNGKGEP
- a CDS encoding DUF2163 domain-containing protein; protein product: MKQVSEALEVHLNQEKSFLSCDLYELVLKSGVAYYWAITDVDVKLGGRTYRADGPIITRNQIKTSSTVSVDKLTVTINCNQEDRIGGVPIMAVAHNGGFDGATLKLRRAFFEDNGQVIDAIDLFEGLVEVKKGGGLTLQLDVKSTVQKLNVEYPVRRYYPQCPYCIYDSDCGVDIKRYRKRVKVTTVISAHEVRFDTTFADGYYNAGGIEWLDGPLVGQSTQIMRSQNNQIIFMSAADAMPQVNNEAYIYPGCDKTPATCKSKFNNFSRNRATPYVPLKESIR
- a CDS encoding DUF2460 domain-containing protein, translating into MAQLKKFPNINTLEWKSSKSQKWNTVVKTSGAGKVRTLTTWQRPQYTITTAFAYLTPAQYKTLMGFFASIKGGHQPFLWLDPEDYEEKGIRLGVGSDGRWQAMRRMGDYLEPVEYIENVVLYADGQKVGSVRVDKGLITTTATVSPTAIITADYKYYWKVRLSGDEFTAELQYKNIYKSKSMKLVTVR